The following proteins come from a genomic window of Candidatus Bostrichicola ureolyticus:
- the aspS gene encoding aspartate--tRNA ligase → MYKKHYCGTLRITDIGKYVLLVGWIHKNRNLGSISFIDLRDYSGIIQLTFYKDNPLKKRIIKLGREFIIQIKGKVVERKFKNLDNPTGEIEVLVSEVKILNKSRVPPFLIEDKTDGNDELRMRYRYLDIRRNIIKNKLILRHEITLIIRKFFSNKGFIEIETPMLIKSTSEGARDFVVPSRINIGKFYSLPQSPQIFKQLLMIGGIDKYFQIVKCFRDEDLRSYRQPEFTQIDCEMSFIEENNIQNIIEELICYIINNKCGLNISQPFLKLSYVNAIKMYGSDKPDLRFDIRYCELNDLKKSVISNFLKPGYEIVSIIIPKYAIYQEIDKLIKYLEKEDINFVIWIKYLYDGTFQYPLDIFDNINLKNWAKRIDANPGDLLIIIAVKYKKIIMEKLRLKIANFLKLKFKKFAPLWIVDFPLFEWDEKRKRFYFLHHPFTSPKDKDIKFLKNAPQKVFAKSYDLVINGVEIGGGSIRIHKRKLQETVLKCIGLSKDEIYTQFGFLLEALEYGAPPHGGIAIGLERLMSTITGNDNIKDFIAFPKNNAGRDTMINAPSVLSLEKLKELNLKINKQIGKI, encoded by the coding sequence ATGTATAAAAAACACTATTGCGGTACGTTACGCATAACAGATATTGGAAAATATGTTTTATTAGTAGGATGGATTCATAAAAATAGAAATTTAGGCTCTATTAGTTTTATTGATTTAAGAGATTATTCAGGTATAATTCAATTAACCTTTTATAAAGATAATCCATTAAAAAAAAGGATAATTAAATTAGGTAGAGAATTTATTATTCAAATAAAAGGAAAAGTTGTAGAAAGAAAATTCAAAAATTTAGATAATCCTACTGGTGAAATAGAAGTATTAGTATCAGAAGTAAAAATACTTAATAAATCACGTGTACCTCCATTTCTTATAGAAGATAAAACTGATGGTAATGATGAGTTACGTATGAGGTATCGTTATCTTGATATACGTAGAAATATAATAAAAAATAAACTTATTTTGCGTCATGAAATTACATTAATAATACGAAAATTTTTTTCTAATAAAGGATTTATAGAAATTGAAACTCCAATGTTGATTAAATCAACTTCAGAAGGAGCACGTGATTTTGTTGTGCCATCACGTATAAATATAGGAAAATTTTATTCTTTACCTCAATCACCTCAAATTTTTAAGCAATTATTAATGATAGGTGGCATAGATAAATATTTTCAAATTGTTAAATGTTTTCGTGATGAAGATTTACGTTCCTACAGACAACCTGAATTTACACAAATAGATTGTGAAATGTCTTTTATTGAAGAAAATAATATTCAAAATATAATTGAAGAACTTATTTGTTATATAATAAATAATAAATGTGGATTAAATATATCACAACCATTTTTAAAACTTTCTTATGTTAACGCAATTAAAATGTATGGTTCTGATAAACCTGATCTACGTTTTGATATTAGATATTGTGAATTAAATGATTTAAAAAAATCAGTAATTTCAAATTTTCTAAAACCAGGATATGAAATTGTTAGTATTATAATTCCTAAATATGCTATATACCAAGAAATTGATAAACTGATTAAATATCTTGAAAAAGAAGATATTAATTTTGTTATATGGATAAAATATTTATATGATGGTACATTTCAATATCCATTAGACATATTTGATAATATCAATTTAAAAAATTGGGCTAAGCGTATTGATGCTAATCCAGGAGATTTGTTAATTATAATAGCAGTAAAATATAAAAAAATTATAATGGAAAAATTACGACTAAAAATAGCAAATTTTTTAAAATTGAAATTTAAAAAATTTGCTCCATTATGGATAGTAGATTTTCCATTATTTGAATGGGATGAAAAAAGAAAAAGATTTTATTTTTTACATCATCCTTTTACTAGTCCTAAAGATAAAGATATAAAATTTTTAAAAAATGCCCCTCAAAAAGTTTTTGCTAAATCATATGATTTAGTAATAAATGGAGTAGAAATAGGTGGAGGTTCTATACGCATTCATAAAAGAAAATTACAAGAAACTGTTTTAAAATGTATAGGACTTTCAAAAGATGAAATATATACACAATTTGGATTTTTATTAGAAGCTCTTGAATATGGAGCTCCACCACACGGTGGAATTGCTATAGGACTAGAGAGACTTATGTCTACTATTACTGGTAATGACAATATTAAAGATTTTATTGCTTTTCCTAAAAATAATGCAGGACGTGATACTATGATAAATGCACCATCAGTATTAAGTTTAGAAAAATTAAAAGAACTTAATTTAAAAATTAACAAACAAATTGGAAAAATTTAA
- a CDS encoding D-alanine--D-alanine ligase, which produces MGGYSNEFSISLQSGQTVFDNIDRKEFNPFKIYLFKNKWVLIDNNKEYKINKHNFTTNINGKILRFDVVYNAIHGTPGEDGKLQAYFNIVNIPCTGENFHQSALTINKNLCKKFLNSFGIKTAKSFLLYNNIKFSNEKIIQKVGLPCIIKPNKSGSSLGISKVNKKDELLFAINKAFNEDNEIIIESFLDGIEISVGVLTFKNEVIILPITEIISENVFFDYEAKYLGKAKEITPSRISYSTEQKVKKIAKKVYSLLRMSGLSRSDYIIVNGEPYFIEINTIPGMAKDSIVPKQIKIAGLSISEIISNTIYISLHR; this is translated from the coding sequence ATGGGAGGGTATTCAAATGAATTTAGTATTTCTTTGCAAAGTGGACAAACAGTTTTTGATAATATTGATCGTAAAGAATTTAATCCTTTTAAAATTTATTTATTTAAAAATAAATGGGTATTGATAGATAATAATAAAGAATATAAAATAAATAAACATAATTTTACAACTAACATAAATGGTAAAATTTTACGATTTGATGTTGTCTATAATGCTATACACGGTACACCTGGTGAAGATGGTAAATTGCAAGCATATTTTAATATTGTCAATATACCATGTACTGGTGAAAATTTTCATCAATCAGCATTAACAATAAATAAAAATTTATGTAAAAAATTCTTGAATTCATTTGGAATTAAAACAGCAAAATCATTTTTGTTATATAACAATATAAAATTTTCAAATGAAAAAATAATACAAAAAGTTGGATTACCATGTATAATTAAACCTAATAAATCTGGTTCTAGTTTAGGAATATCTAAAGTAAATAAAAAAGATGAATTATTATTTGCAATAAATAAAGCATTTAATGAAGATAATGAAATTATTATAGAATCATTTTTAGATGGAATCGAAATTTCTGTAGGAGTTTTAACATTCAAAAATGAAGTTATAATACTTCCTATAACAGAAATTATAAGCGAAAATGTGTTTTTTGATTATGAAGCCAAATATTTAGGAAAAGCAAAAGAAATTACTCCTTCCAGAATATCATATTCTACTGAACAAAAAGTAAAAAAAATTGCAAAAAAAGTATATTCTTTATTAAGAATGTCTGGATTATCTAGATCAGATTATATAATAGTTAATGGAGAACCTTATTTCATAGAAATAAATACTATACCTGGTATGGCTAAAGATAGCATTGTTCCTAAACAAATTAAGATAGCAGGTCTATCTATTTCAGAAATTATTAGTAATACTATATATATATCTTTACATAGGTAA
- the rseP gene encoding RIP metalloprotease RseP: MIYKLIQLILSISIIIIIHELGHFIPAKLLGTRVEKFFLFFDPGFALFKKKIKDTVYGIGWLPLGGYIKISGLITQSNNTKNDFYSKSSWKKLLIMLGGVIANILLSIIIFSLMIFNYKEIYLPVKNMKYGIVVNSIGRNLGLKNGDYILYVDGKKIKKFTDLPKSIILGNSIIINRMGNIITLPITDNQKRIFFSNLKKIDLFIKPRIPTIIGQILSNADKRLKIGDKIIAINSKPVNFLDQLKEILSKLPKKKYIILSINRNGNLLKLITTQNSLNVIFTGNFQMEKINYNLIESIPAGIIKTWDSLKTQINFFKQVFKLKTQAYKQVGSFFSIANVFSPKWNGEIFWLLTATLSIWLAFLNILPIPSLDGGYVFFILLEMIIGKKLNDKFIENTITIGFMFLTFLMFIILIWDFFKNFIK; encoded by the coding sequence ATGATTTATAAATTAATACAATTAATATTAAGTATTTCGATTATAATAATAATACATGAACTAGGTCATTTTATTCCTGCTAAATTATTAGGAACACGCGTAGAAAAATTTTTTTTATTTTTTGATCCTGGTTTTGCATTATTTAAAAAAAAAATTAAAGATACAGTATATGGTATAGGTTGGTTACCTTTAGGAGGATATATTAAGATTTCTGGACTAATTACTCAATCAAATAATACAAAAAATGATTTTTATTCCAAATCATCTTGGAAAAAATTATTAATTATGTTAGGAGGAGTAATAGCCAATATATTATTATCTATAATAATTTTTTCATTAATGATATTCAATTATAAAGAAATATATCTACCTGTTAAAAATATGAAATATGGTATTGTTGTAAATAGTATAGGACGAAATTTAGGTTTAAAAAATGGAGATTATATATTATATGTAGATGGAAAAAAAATTAAAAAATTTACCGATTTACCTAAATCTATTATTTTAGGTAATTCAATTATTATAAATAGAATGGGTAATATTATTACTTTACCTATAACAGATAATCAAAAAAGAATTTTTTTTTCAAACTTAAAAAAAATAGATTTGTTTATAAAACCCCGTATACCTACTATAATTGGACAAATTTTATCTAATGCAGATAAAAGATTAAAAATAGGTGATAAAATTATAGCTATTAATTCTAAACCTGTTAATTTTTTAGATCAATTAAAAGAAATATTATCTAAATTACCTAAAAAAAAATATATAATATTATCTATTAATAGAAATGGTAATTTATTAAAATTAATAACTACACAAAACAGTCTAAATGTTATATTTACAGGAAATTTTCAAATGGAAAAAATCAATTATAATTTAATTGAAAGTATTCCGGCTGGAATAATAAAGACTTGGGACTCATTAAAAACTCAAATAAACTTTTTCAAACAAGTGTTTAAGTTAAAAACTCAAGCTTATAAACAAGTTGGTAGTTTTTTTTCTATTGCTAATGTTTTTTCTCCAAAATGGAATGGTGAAATATTTTGGTTATTAACAGCTACATTATCAATATGGCTCGCTTTCTTAAATATACTTCCTATTCCATCACTTGATGGTGGATACGTATTTTTTATTTTATTAGAAATGATAATTGGAAAAAAACTTAACGATAAGTTCATAGAAAATACTATCACTATTGGATTTATGTTTCTAACATTTTTAATGTTTATTATTTTAATATGGGATTTTTTTAAAAATTTTATTAAATAA
- a CDS encoding penicillin-binding protein: protein MNKKQIYIFWIVIISFFIYISIIIHQTIKTIPKNYLSLVENLVIEKSSSVYDINNKLLGKFTTNSKNINYNKLPNHLINALIAKEDIRFKNHSGIDGRSLLRVIFFLGFKGGGSTISQQVIKLLYTRNPNKNKFKRIRQKIIECFLAVQLEKIFTKEEIISIYLNRFDFLFNSKGIYNAAKTYFNKNYSNLNLNESAILVGMLSNPRNFNPILNPKKCIKQRNIVLFKMKKYGFINNEIYKKAINKSIKINFNLSPKKNEFETYYADFIKSEVNNFLKEYKKKTGNILDINSSGLKIYTSIDSNLQKKSESSVKQNLMYIQKKFFLLKNIKKIYSLFKKHKQILLNIIRNTKTYIDLKNNGLSEKEIMIEFNKKHYEKIFTWEGEKKIFASKLDILLYYKSLLQVAMLSIEPNTGYIKSWIGGRDFNYFKYDNVQNSKRQIGSVFKPIVYATAILKLNYTPNTIISNDPLYLKYWNPKNYNNKYGGFFTLKESLAYSLNTVAVRLILKTTPQEVINLAHKIGIKSYIPNNITIALGSANLTLYEITYSFNVFQNHGIYIKPRILLKIKNRLGQVIADEKTFSISKKEVLNKKVSDMVFKLMEGVASFGTAKSLRKRYEIKNKIACKTGTTNKYTDFWFVGLTPKLTTTIWVGWEYPFLTPLGKYYYNISLRIWAHLNSEKKLEFNIKNFN, encoded by the coding sequence ATGAATAAAAAACAAATATATATATTTTGGATAGTTATAATATCATTCTTTATATATATATCAATAATAATACATCAAACGATTAAAACTATACCAAAAAATTATCTTTCTTTAGTAGAAAATTTAGTAATTGAAAAAAGTTCATCAGTTTATGATATAAATAACAAACTTTTAGGAAAGTTTACTACTAATAGTAAGAATATTAATTATAATAAATTACCTAATCATTTAATTAATGCACTTATAGCTAAAGAAGATATTCGTTTTAAAAATCATTCTGGTATTGATGGCAGATCTTTATTAAGAGTAATTTTTTTTTTAGGATTTAAAGGTGGTGGTAGTACTATATCTCAACAAGTAATAAAATTATTATATACTCGTAATCCCAATAAAAATAAATTTAAAAGAATACGTCAAAAAATTATTGAATGTTTTTTGGCAGTACAATTAGAAAAAATTTTTACTAAAGAAGAAATAATTTCTATTTATTTGAACAGATTTGATTTTCTGTTTAATTCTAAAGGAATTTATAATGCTGCTAAAACTTATTTTAATAAAAATTATTCTAATTTAAATTTAAATGAATCTGCTATATTAGTAGGTATGCTTTCAAATCCTAGAAATTTTAATCCTATTCTTAATCCTAAGAAATGTATAAAACAAAGAAATATTGTATTATTTAAAATGAAAAAATATGGATTTATAAATAATGAAATTTATAAAAAAGCTATAAATAAATCTATTAAAATTAATTTTAATTTATCACCAAAAAAAAATGAGTTTGAAACATATTATGCTGATTTCATCAAATCAGAAGTTAATAATTTTCTTAAAGAATATAAAAAAAAAACTGGTAATATATTAGATATTAATTCAAGTGGGTTAAAGATTTATACATCTATTGATTCTAATCTTCAAAAAAAATCTGAAAGTTCTGTTAAACAGAATTTAATGTATATACAAAAAAAATTTTTTTTATTAAAAAATATTAAAAAAATATACTCTTTGTTTAAAAAACATAAACAAATATTATTGAATATAATACGTAATACTAAAACTTATATTGATCTTAAAAATAATGGGCTTTCTGAAAAAGAAATAATGATTGAATTTAACAAAAAACATTATGAAAAAATATTTACATGGGAAGGAGAAAAAAAAATATTTGCCTCTAAATTAGATATATTGTTATATTACAAATCTTTATTGCAAGTTGCAATGTTATCAATTGAACCTAATACAGGATATATTAAATCTTGGATAGGAGGCAGAGATTTTAATTATTTTAAATATGATAACGTCCAAAACAGTAAACGTCAAATAGGTTCTGTTTTTAAACCTATAGTATATGCAACAGCTATTCTAAAATTAAATTATACTCCAAATACTATAATTTCAAATGATCCATTATATTTAAAATATTGGAATCCTAAAAATTATAATAATAAATATGGAGGATTTTTTACTCTAAAAGAATCTTTAGCATATTCGTTGAATACTGTTGCTGTTAGACTAATATTAAAAACTACACCACAGGAAGTAATTAATCTTGCCCATAAAATTGGTATAAAATCTTATATACCTAATAATATAACAATAGCTTTAGGATCAGCAAATTTAACACTTTACGAAATAACTTATTCTTTTAATGTATTTCAAAATCATGGTATATATATCAAACCTAGAATTTTATTAAAAATAAAAAATAGATTAGGTCAAGTAATCGCTGATGAAAAAACATTTTCTATTTCTAAAAAAGAAGTTTTGAATAAAAAAGTATCAGATATGGTATTTAAATTAATGGAAGGAGTAGCATCTTTTGGTACAGCTAAATCTTTACGTAAAAGATATGAAATAAAAAACAAAATAGCTTGTAAAACAGGAACAACTAATAAATATACTGATTTTTGGTTTGTAGGTCTAACACCAAAATTAACTACTACTATATGGGTAGGTTGGGAATATCCTTTTCTTACTCCTTTAGGAAAGTATTATTATAATATTTCTTTACGAATATGGGCTCATTTAAATTCTGAGAAAAAATTAGAGTTTAATATAAAAAATTTTAATTAA
- a CDS encoding RluA family pseudouridine synthase: protein MYFVIKVDQQQESIRIDKFLLKKLYNITRNKIQNSANNGNIKVNGITVKSNYRIKPFDIIHILIDYEKDNYHIIPKNIPINIIYEDEYLILVNKPSGMVVHPSYGHYNNTLINALKYYFHKKNFNKMIVSRDGLVHRIDKDTSGLIIVSKNEYCLQHLLQQFFYHTIIRQYIALVWGNISNNTGTITGHIGRNLYNRKKMNVFPDGNYGKYAVTHYKVLKRFKYVNLVSCYLETGRTHQIRVHFKYIGHPVFNDHIYGGNKILKNKKDKEFLNFCFKILPRQALHAFSLGFIHPFNKKKYYFKCPLPNDIKNIIKILSYE from the coding sequence ATGTATTTTGTTATTAAAGTTGATCAACAACAAGAATCTATACGAATTGATAAATTTTTATTAAAAAAATTATATAATATTACACGAAATAAGATTCAAAATTCAGCTAATAATGGAAATATTAAGGTTAATGGAATTACAGTAAAATCCAATTATCGTATAAAACCTTTTGATATTATTCATATTTTAATTGATTATGAAAAAGATAATTACCATATAATTCCTAAAAATATTCCTATAAATATTATATATGAAGATGAATATTTAATATTAGTAAATAAACCATCAGGAATGGTAGTTCATCCTAGTTATGGTCATTATAACAATACTTTAATAAATGCTTTGAAATATTATTTTCATAAAAAAAATTTCAACAAAATGATAGTAAGTAGAGATGGTTTAGTTCACCGTATAGATAAAGATACTTCAGGTTTAATAATAGTCTCTAAAAATGAATATTGTTTACAACATTTATTACAACAATTTTTTTATCATACAATTATAAGACAATATATTGCTTTAGTATGGGGAAATATATCAAACAATACAGGTACAATAACAGGACATATTGGAAGAAATTTATATAATAGGAAAAAAATGAATGTATTCCCTGATGGTAATTATGGAAAATATGCAGTTACGCATTATAAAGTTTTAAAAAGATTTAAATATGTTAATTTGGTATCTTGTTATTTAGAAACAGGAAGAACACATCAAATAAGAGTACATTTTAAATATATTGGACATCCTGTATTTAATGACCATATTTATGGTGGAAATAAAATATTAAAAAATAAAAAAGATAAAGAATTTTTAAATTTTTGTTTTAAAATACTCCCTAGACAAGCTTTACACGCTTTTTCACTAGGTTTTATACATCCATTTAATAAAAAAAAATATTATTTTAAATGTCCATTACCAAATGATATTAAGAATATAATAAAAATATTATCATATGAATAA
- the murA gene encoding UDP-N-acetylglucosamine 1-carboxyvinyltransferase, translated as MEKFKIIGGRSLKGEVIPQGSKNEALQVLCAVLLTSDKISIKNIPNIRDIKCLISILKYLGVEIISNNKNHYTFQAKNINFDFFNTKIFLKKSSKIRGSIMIAGPILGRFGKAIMPIPGGDKIGIRHIDTHIKGFIDLGVNITYKNKVYVLNTNNLVGKYLILEEQSITATANILMASVLAKGKTTIFNAACEPYIQQLCKMLINMGAIIKGVGSNLLNIIGVNRLNGCEHSIMPDIIEIGSWIGLAAITNSEIIIKNICYKNLGIITNTFKKLGIKLEEHNNYIYIPSQGNYSIKKFMDGSILTIYDAPWPGLTPDLLSIILVVATQANGSILIHQKMFESRLFFVDKLIDMGAKIILCDPHRAIVMGLDKKYPLRGSSLLSATDIRSGLSLLIAALSAKGCSIISNIEQIERGYENIDQRLRILGAYISRIK; from the coding sequence TTGGAAAAATTTAAAATAATAGGAGGTAGATCTTTAAAGGGAGAAGTTATTCCTCAAGGTTCTAAAAATGAAGCTTTACAAGTGCTATGTGCTGTACTTTTAACTTCAGATAAAATAAGTATTAAAAATATACCTAATATAAGAGATATTAAATGTTTAATTTCAATTTTAAAATATTTAGGAGTAGAGATTATATCTAATAATAAAAATCATTATACTTTTCAAGCAAAAAATATAAATTTTGATTTTTTTAATACAAAAATTTTTTTAAAAAAAAGTTCTAAGATACGCGGATCTATTATGATTGCAGGACCTATATTGGGTAGATTTGGCAAAGCTATTATGCCTATTCCTGGAGGAGATAAAATTGGTATCAGACATATAGATACTCACATAAAGGGATTTATTGATTTAGGAGTTAATATAACTTATAAGAATAAAGTTTATGTTCTTAATACTAATAATTTAGTAGGTAAATATTTAATTTTGGAGGAACAATCTATTACTGCCACAGCTAATATACTTATGGCCTCTGTTTTAGCTAAGGGAAAAACCACTATTTTTAATGCTGCTTGTGAACCATATATTCAACAATTATGTAAAATGTTAATAAATATGGGAGCTATAATAAAAGGTGTTGGGTCAAATTTATTAAATATTATAGGTGTTAATCGTTTAAATGGATGTGAACATTCAATAATGCCAGATATAATTGAAATTGGTAGTTGGATAGGTTTAGCAGCTATAACTAATTCAGAAATTATAATTAAAAATATTTGTTATAAAAATTTAGGGATTATTACAAATACTTTTAAAAAATTAGGTATTAAATTAGAAGAACATAACAATTATATTTATATCCCTTCACAAGGTAATTATTCTATTAAAAAATTTATGGATGGTTCCATTTTGACGATTTATGATGCTCCATGGCCTGGACTAACACCAGATTTATTAAGCATAATATTAGTTGTCGCCACTCAAGCTAATGGCAGTATTTTAATTCATCAAAAAATGTTTGAAAGTAGATTATTTTTTGTAGATAAACTAATCGATATGGGGGCAAAAATAATTTTGTGTGATCCACATAGAGCAATAGTAATGGGTTTAGATAAAAAATATCCTTTACGTGGATCATCTCTATTAAGTGCTACCGATATAAGATCAGGTCTATCATTGTTAATAGCTGCGTTATCTGCTAAAGGGTGTAGTATAATTTCTAATATAGAACAAATTGAAAGAGGTTATGAAAATATTGATCAACGTTTACGTATATTAGGGGCGTATATTTCACGGATAAAATAA
- a CDS encoding bifunctional folylpolyglutamate synthase/dihydrofolate synthase, producing MNYIQIVKWIFDKLYKNKKYNTGLHRIYSLCQYLKHPQQQFKSIHIGGTNGKGSTSHMLSSILQESGYKVGLLTSPHLKDLRERIRYNGNMIEKEFIISFINKYKNILEYFSFFEIMTVLGFYYFKEKKVDIAIIEVGMGGRLDSTNIISPIISIVTNISFDHIKSLGSNLDKIAYEKAGIIKPYTPIIIGEYSKKTKFIFQEIAKNKNAPISFVNSNNYEIYNTDLKGNYQILNQKTVLKTIEILSTLGIKVSKNDLKNGLKNVINNTHIQGRWQILGNSPKIICDVGHNESGIKILVRQLKQEKYKNLHLVLGFVKEKDIQKILSCFPKKALYYFCQPNIYRKFPIQEIKELTKSYKDTQYFDTVIEAFDMAKIRSKNEDLIFIGGSTFVVSEIF from the coding sequence ATGAATTATATACAAATTGTTAAATGGATTTTTGATAAATTGTATAAAAATAAAAAATATAACACTGGATTACATCGTATATATAGTTTATGCCAATATTTAAAACATCCTCAACAACAATTTAAAAGCATTCATATAGGAGGAACAAATGGTAAAGGTTCAACATCTCATATGTTATCATCTATTTTACAAGAATCAGGATATAAAGTAGGTTTATTGACTTCTCCACATTTAAAAGATTTACGTGAACGTATTCGTTATAACGGCAATATGATTGAAAAAGAATTTATAATATCATTTATTAATAAATATAAAAATATTCTAGAATATTTTTCATTTTTTGAAATAATGACTGTATTAGGATTTTACTATTTCAAAGAAAAAAAAGTTGATATAGCTATTATTGAAGTAGGAATGGGAGGAAGATTAGATTCTACTAATATTATTTCACCAATTATTTCTATTGTTACTAATATTAGTTTTGATCATATAAAATCTTTAGGTTCTAATTTAGATAAAATAGCTTATGAAAAAGCTGGTATTATAAAACCATATACACCCATTATAATTGGTGAATATTCAAAGAAAACTAAATTTATATTTCAAGAAATAGCAAAAAATAAAAATGCTCCTATTTCATTTGTAAATAGTAATAATTATGAAATTTATAATACTGATTTGAAAGGTAATTATCAAATTTTGAATCAAAAAACAGTTTTAAAAACAATAGAAATTTTATCTACTTTAGGTATAAAAGTATCAAAAAATGATTTAAAAAATGGATTGAAAAACGTAATTAATAACACCCATATACAAGGTAGATGGCAAATATTAGGAAATAGTCCTAAAATAATTTGTGATGTAGGACATAATGAAAGTGGAATAAAAATATTAGTTAGGCAGTTAAAACAAGAAAAATATAAAAATTTACATTTAGTTTTAGGATTTGTTAAAGAAAAAGATATACAAAAGATTTTATCATGTTTTCCTAAAAAAGCTTTATATTATTTTTGTCAACCTAATATATATAGGAAGTTTCCTATCCAAGAAATAAAAGAATTAACAAAATCTTATAAAGATACACAATATTTTGATACTGTAATAGAAGCATTTGATATGGCCAAGATAAGATCTAAAAATGAAGATTTAATTTTTATAGGAGGAAGTACCTTTGTTGTATCAGAAATTTTCTGA
- a CDS encoding 5-formyltetrahydrofolate cyclo-ligase: MYYKKEIRKIYLQRRKEISKKELLLLSSKIYNNIQNINIWNKKYYHIYLPIKYEINTYPIIYKLLSMDKQVVIPKINFSNMFIENYLFKKNTFLKKNKYGILEPLKSEQISYLLIDIVFIPLLIFDKEYNRVGYGYGFYDKFLINCRVDVIKIGLSLLEPISRIIDINMDDIPLDIVVTPNKIYNKII, translated from the coding sequence TTGTATTATAAAAAAGAAATTCGTAAAATTTATTTACAACGTAGAAAAGAAATATCTAAAAAAGAGTTATTACTACTTAGTAGTAAAATATATAATAATATACAAAATATTAATATTTGGAATAAAAAATATTATCATATTTATTTACCCATAAAATATGAAATAAATACATATCCCATTATTTATAAATTATTATCAATGGATAAACAAGTAGTAATTCCTAAAATTAATTTTTCAAACATGTTTATAGAAAATTATTTATTTAAAAAAAATACTTTTTTAAAAAAAAATAAATATGGTATATTAGAACCTTTAAAATCAGAACAAATAAGTTATCTATTGATAGATATAGTCTTTATTCCTTTATTAATTTTTGATAAAGAATATAATCGTGTAGGATATGGTTATGGATTTTATGATAAGTTTTTAATTAATTGTAGAGTAGACGTAATAAAAATTGGATTAAGTTTATTAGAACCTATATCTAGAATAATAGATATAAATATGGATGATATACCATTAGATATAGTAGTTACTCCTAATAAAATTTATAATAAAATTATTTAA